The genomic interval ATTTAGAGTAAGACATGATTGCACACTGCCCGCTAGGTAAGGCTTTCAGAGGGTGGGTTTAACGTTCGGCTGAGCTCACGTCGAAGCCCTAAACTGCCCATTGATAGCGGTACGTTCACCATCATCCCTATCATCCCTGTTTCCCCATCCGGTAGGCCTTCTTTAGCCCTTCCCTCAGCACCCATTACGACTCAGCCCCCATCAACCGAGAATCCTAGCACTTGAGCAAAAGGGAAGGCCAATCTGCCCAGAATGTCATTTAGCTGAGAGGGCACTTGATACTCATCCAGATCGATCTGAAGCTGGGAGTTCGGGAATAGGGTGAGAAACTTCCAGCGATCTCCTGTGGTTACAGCTCCTTGAATGGCGACTTCTTTGCCAGTGCGGGCATTAAACCGCATCGCTGCTACCATCTGGGCAATGCACTGCCCTAATCCTGCCCGAATACTGGCATCTTTAGCTTCTACCAGCGTCAACACGGGAACTTGAATGATGAGGGGGTTGCTGTTGCCCGTCAGGAGGAAGTCACATTCCCCGTTTAAGCCATCGGCGGCAGAGACATTGAAGGAAACACCAGAGAAGTAGCCAATGCGGTAGTCAAATCGGCGGCAAATCTCTCGCAGAATGGGCGTCACAATCAACTCCGAGCGGATCTTCTCAGTGCTGACATCAAGGGCATTCTGGAACCCATCTTGCAGCTGCTCATTGAGGCGCTCACTCCCCTCAATCGGGGCAACGGGCTGTACAGTTGCCATTGACACACTGGTCTCGGTTAGTCCAAAGCGGATAATCGCTTCTTCGGGGGTCTTGAAGTCGCTATAGCTCATGTTGTCTCTAGGGGATGTGTTGCCCTTCACTCTATTGTTGCCCGGTTGTTCAGCCGCTTGTGTGTTTGGGCGTTCATATTGTATGAACTTATGCGCCCACCTGATCATGACCGTGCGTTTAGGGTAACTTCACATTGCCCGTTGCTCACCAGGTAAAGCTTTCAGAGGTCGTGTTTACCCTAAAGTGCGATCGAGCGGTATGCTCACGATCTGCCCCCATCATCCCCTCCTACCCTACCTACCATCCTGCACCCCAACCTGGTGGGCCTTTTCCCTCTTCCCTGGGTTGTGTGTGCCCTGGTGTCTGTCCGTCTCTTCCCCGTCTGCTCTTGTGTGTCTGTGCCGAAGCTGTGTGTCTGTCCCTCTTCCCTGCCCCGGTGTGCCTTCCCATCATGTGGCCCCGTCAACTTGAAAGCATAAGGTGAGTCAACGTGCGGAATTGAAAGCATAAGGTGAGCCAACGTCTGTCAAATGTCAACTACCTTTGGTTCTTCCGACCTTTTGGTGAAAAGTTACAATGAAGGGAAATCAGGAGGATCTGCCTATCTTCAACTTAATTACGACTCAGACCCGACCGTTTTTTCAACAGTTATTGCCTGATTCCAGCAAACATCAGTTGGAACACTGTGAACTCGATACTGAGGAACAGCAGCTGACTTTGAGTGTGCTTTCCACCCAACATCTTGCAAAATGTCCGGTGTGTGGCCCCCGGTCTGCCCGTACTCACAGCCGTTATCAGCGCACCCTGGCTGATTTACCTTGTGTTCATTTCAAGTTGACTCTAACCGTGCAAGTCAGTAAGTTTTTCTGTGATACTCCAGGTTGCATTCGGCGTATTTTCACCGAGCGAATTCCTGACATTGCGGCCCCCTGGGCGAGGGAAACCGTTCGATTGGTGCAGCGACTCGAAGCGATTGGTCTGGCGTTAGGCGGTGCTGCGGGTGCGCGTTTGTCCCATCAAGTCGGTACTGAAGTTTGCGGCAGCACCCTGTTGAATGTGCTTGCAAAACTTCCTCTACCTGAATTTGAGGTGCCCAAAATCCTGGGAGTCGATGACTTTGCCTTTCGCAAAGGACAGCAATACGGCACCCTTCTGGTGGATCTCGAACGACATCGTCCGCTTGCGCTGCTAGCTGATCGCAAAGCAGAAACCTTAGCCCAATGGTTGGCCCAGCACCCAGGGGTGGAGGTGTTGTCACGAGACCGTTCGGCCACCTACCGCCGTGGGATGAACGAAGGCGCACCCAATGCGGAGCAGGTGGCGGATCGGTTCCATCTCATGCAGAACTTACAGGAGACTCTAGAGAAGCTGCTAAACGGCTACAGTTCTCAGTTGGTTAGTGTCACGAATTTTTCGCCATTAGACAGAGAAAAAAGATTCAGTGACAGTAGAGGAACTCCATCGAGAGGGGAGCTTCCCATGACCATAGCCCAACGAGAACAACAAATCCATCGAGTCAAAGCCGTCAGTTTTCAACCTGAACTGGATGAGGCGTTAGAACAGGCCCTCAGAGAGGCCGTCATCAGTGCCGTCAAAATCACCTTGGAGAGCGCACTGAAAGAGGAACTCAAGGCAGAACTAGCCAAAATGGGAGACGATCGACCTCGACGTTCCGGGTATTTTCAACGGAGACTCGATACCCAGTATGGCCAGGTGAAGGATTTGCGAGTTCCGAAATTACGAGAACGCAACCCAGAACGAGAGTGGCAGATTCTCCAACGTTACCAACGGGGCTTAGGCAACCTGCTCAACTGGTTGTGTTGTTTGTATGTGATGGGACTGTCGTTGAGAGATTTGCAAGAGGCGCTATATTTTCTCATAGGACATGTGCTTTCCCGCAGTGCTGTGAACCAAGTCACCCTCCAGATTCAGCAACACTTAGACACTCGTCGCTTAGCCCCGATTGGCAAAACCCCTGCGATATTAATCGTCGATGGGGTGTGGGTAGAGATTCAATATACCCGAGAAGCGTTTAAGCTAGACCGGGCAGGACATCTGCGACAAAGTCGGCAGGCCGAAGAACGGGTAATTTTGGCAGTTCTAGCCGTCTGGGAGGATGGGTCTTATGAAATCCTGCATTATGAGATTGCCTCCGACGAAGGAGAAGCAGAGTGGGAGGCCTTGTTTGAGCATTTAATCGCCCGAGGACTGCAAGCCGATGCGGTGAAATTAGTGGTCAGTGATGGCAGTTTGGGATTGCCCAAGGCGTTGAAAAAGACCTTGCCCCAGGCCCAACAGCAACGCTGTATCACGCACAAAATCCGAGGGATTGAGCGCTATTTGAGTTATGAGGATTTGCCGAAAACCGATGAGCAGGAACAACCCCTGAAGCGGGAAGATGCCAAACGGCAGCGTCGATTTGAAATTGCCTCTGAGGCTTATCAAATCTACAATGCAGAGACTTTGGAGCAGGCAAGGCAACGGTTAGAGCAATTCATCACCAAATGGGAAACACAAGAACCCAAAGCCATCCAAGTCTTTCAACGCGATCTAGAGTTGACCCTGACTTTCTATCAATTTGCACCAAACCTGCATCGGCATATTCGCACCACTAATCATTTGGAGCGGCTATTTCGAGAATTTCGCACCAAGTCAGATGAAATTGGGGCATTCCCGCATGAAACGAGTTGCCTCACTGTCTTTTTCCTCGTGATTGAGCGTGATCATGCCAAACATGACCGTAAAACCGTGGCGAAAAATTCGTGACACTAACTCAGTTGAAAGCGGTTGAAGAACAATGGCGACAAGCCAAAACATCCCCAGAGACAGTGGTCGTCATCGCCCTGCCAACCGCCACTGTCGATGCTCAAGCCCAAGCCTTGGCGAATCACCAACGTCGAGTCGAACAAGACCAGGAAATGAGAAGATTACACCAACAGCAATGGACGCAGAGGGCGATTGCCGAGGCGGTGGGAGTGAGTGAGCGAACGGTTCAACGCAGACTCAAGTCCCCAGAAGTAGCGAAGACTTCCGCTCGACGAGCCACTTTTGGTCGGAGCATTCTCGACCCCTACAAGTCAAGGATTCTCGCGTGGTGGAATGATGGTATTCAAGAGACCTCACTGTTAATGGTTTTCTTGCAACAACAAGGTTACACCGGGAGTGAGCGGACCCTGATGCGCTACCTCAAACAACTACGAGAAGCTCAGGGCCTGCCACCCAAGCGAGCACTTTGGACTTCGGGGTTGGCGAAAGTGAGCGACCCACAATTGCCGCCCTTCACTGCACGTCGCGCTAGTTTTCTGATTGTTAAATCCGAATCACATCGAGATACCGAAGAAGTCGATTTGTTAGCTCGATTGGTCGCAGCACATCCGGATTTGAACGAAGCGGTTGAGCTGGCTCAGGAGTTTTCCCAATTGCTACGCCAACGTAAAGCAGAAGGGTTTGAACCTTGGTTGATGAAGGCGTTCAAGAGCAAACTCAAAACGTTTCGAGCATTTGCAAAGAGTCTTTTCGAGGATTATGCTGCGGTGCGAGCCAGCATGGTTTTAGAGGTGAGCAATGGCATGGTTGAAGGCTTCAACAATCGATTGAAGATGGTGAAACGGCAGATGTATGGACGGGCTGGTTTAGAACTGCTAAGTAAGCGTTTCATTGTCGCTTAGAAAGTGCTTCTCAAAATCATCGTCTATTTCTAAATGGCACTGACGGAAGCCCAATTAAGCAGCCAATTTAGCTTTGAGCACTGAACGAGGCTGCTGCATCCTGGGGAAAGGTTTGGGTCTGCGTTTCACAACTCTCGGCTCAACTCGATTTGGACGCAATGGTACGAACAAGGTGGAGATAACGTTTAGCAGTGTAATGTAGAACTGCCGCCGTTGAGGGTTCGTTGCCATAGCTAACAGATGTCTGAAGTGATTGAACTGTTGGCGAGATTGCTGCAAGGAAAGACGTAGGGGGGAGACCTGAGTGGATTGAACCGATTGCCACATCAAAGTTCGCAGCAAGTTGTAAGCCAGCAAATGCATGTAAATGTCCTTTTGCACCATCTCTGGCGTTTTAGCCGCAATCATTTCCATCTTCAATGTGGTTTTGAGATGCTTGAGATTCACTTCGGTGGCTTGCCAACGCAACTGGTAGAGTTCGGCGAGTTTGGCTTTGCTGTAACGGTTAGGGTCGAGCAACGTCGTCACCAGGATGATTTCTTTGGGTCGAAATCCAGGTTGTTGAATCAACAAGTGCACCTCTCTGACTTCAATGCTTTCGGGCAATGCCTCAAACTCTTGAGTGCTCATCGATGGGGGGCAGCTAGGCGGGCGTTGCCATTGCACAATATGGTCGCCAATGCCCAGTTTTTTGCCGCACCGAAAATCACACTGTCGTGCGTGATGCTTGCGAAAGACCGCATCGGCTCCCTGAGACCGAACCAGTGCCAAATCGACGTAGGTGCCGTAGGCAGAATCGGCAACCACAACCTCCTCGTGTTGCAAGGTGGCATACAGTTGCCGTGACAGTTACCATTCACTGGTATGAAAGGCTGCAATGGCAACTTCTAGAACTGCTCCGGTGGTGCCACAAAACCACACTACCAACTTGGCCAGAGGAAAGCCACAACCTGCTTTTTGATTGCTATGTTGGGGATAGACCTGCTGGTTGGCAGGGGTATCAATCATCAGAACCGTTGTACCGTCGTAGGCTTTTACCCGTCGTCCACACCACTGCTGCTCGGGTTTGACCTGGGCTGTCAACTTGGTTGCACTTCGCCTCAGCAGGGGTTTGAGCACCCCTAGCGGTAAGCGTTTACGGGCTTTGCTATAGGCTCCAGTATCAGCCGACGGCACATCCTCTTTAGCGGTTGCCATCCAGGCAATTACCCGCTTCACCGCATGACTTAGGCTTTTGTCCGTATCGAGCACTTGGGATAGCCAGGCCCAGAGTACAACTATTGGAGTATAAAGCGTCTCACGGTACTTGACCCCTGTGCCTGGAGTACCTGTTGCACAACGGATTCAGGTAGTACGTGCTCAAAGGGGAGGGCAATGCTGTCCTGAAATTTTTGCTTGAGGATCTCGGCTCGATTTGTCATAGTAGAGGGATAGTTTGTTGGTCTCTGAGGCTATGATTCTCTTATATCAAGCCTTAGAGCCTTTCTTATCCCCTTCCGTCAGTGCCATTCGTCTATTTCTAATCTCGAACGCTTCACCAAAAGGTCGGAAGAACTCAGGTTAATTGTCGCTCAACACTCGAAAATCCTGACCTGTGGACGGAAGTTCACTTTGGGCTGATTTCTGTGCTGGCGCGATCGCTGAACTCCAGGATTACCCCAAAATACCGGGCAGCGGTTGAAAAACGGGTTTATTCGGATGCGGTATTAGTTGGGATTCCCGATGCTTCTGTGTTTCAGCGAGGGGAGAAGTTAGATCAATCGAGGACTGCCACAGAAACTTTGAGTGAGCCGTTAACGGTTAATTTGCCAGTGACTGAAGAAGTGCAGGAACGCTACTTAGAAATTCGGGATGTTGGCACCGGAAGGGTTGTAACCGTGGTAGAAGTGCTGTCACCTAAAAACAAAAGACCAGGCGAAGGAATGGTTAAATACGACAGCAAGCGTCAGAAGATTCTCAACAGTACCGCTCATTTAGTGGAAATAGACTTACTGCGAACCGGAGAACCCAAGCAGGTAGTAGGTGGAATTCCTTCTGATTATCGGATTCTGGTTAGTCGTGCGCTCCAACGACCTGCCGCAGAACTGTATGCGTTTAATCTGCGGGATGCACTGCCTCGATTCTCACTCCCATTGCAGCAGGGCGATGAGGAACCTATTTTGGACTTGAATGGGACACTCGATCAGGTATACAAAGATGCAGCTTTGGAGTTGGCGATCGACTACACCCAGCAGCCCATTCCGCCCGTCAGTGAAGATGGATTTTGCCTGGATTCAAACCCTACAATAGATAACACGTTTTAACGAACACTCGTTTTTGAGCTTTCACGATCGCCTCTATCGAGAGCCTGCTTCAATCATGGAATTGGCAATCTTCACTAAAATAGGCTGTTCCCCAAACCTTGCATATACAGTGTAAAGAACGCCTTGATACTTCCATCGAACTGACGAAGTACAGTACGCACCACAAGCTTCATAAAAGAATCCTTCGATTCCTCCAGTTAGCCTTATCTCCCGAAAAGTATCTCTAAAATGGTATGACTTTAGGGCAATCCAGACGCAAATATGAAGGAGTGCTCCAGTTGACACAAAACTTGGAGCAATATTCACGAGAAACCCAGTTTCCAGCAGTATGTTACTGATGCTCTAGCCGATCGCCCGTCTCAGCAACTCTTTTTGTTGAGGAGACAAATTTGCAGCCGTCTTGCTGGATTGGGGAGATTGGAGCAACTTCAGAAGATGCGCTAGTTCCTCCTGGGATAGGCTCAACTCCACCTGCTCATTGGCTTCGGGATGGCGACAAACCCCCGCATCACAATTTAAGCCTAACTGATGCCAGTAAATGGTTGGAATAGAACGCCCCCGCCGACCCAGAAGTTCATGGTTCAGCAGTTCAGATTCCATATATGCCTGGGGTGACTCATGGAATTCTTGTTTACGGGGATAGGGCACAGTGAAACAACCAAATGCTTTGCGATACTCTTCCGAGTCCAACATCGTGGTGATCATTTGTGCCACGCCCCTATACATTAATATATCGCAGTAGAATTTAATTTCTGCCTGATTCAACGGGGCACGACCGAGAAAATGCTTGAAACACAACTCCAGAAACTTCATATTCGATGAATTGTGATAGAAGGAGTTGAGATAAATCTCCGAGTGTCCCAATTCCTTTAAGAACCGCCTCACACCAATCTTGTCATTCAGAAAGTCCTGTTCTGCTTTTGCTAAAATTTTGCGCTCATAAATATAGGGTTGCCGCTCCAGAACCTGCTTATAAATCTGGTAAAGCGCTGTCTGTCTTTCTTCCCTAGACGACTGGCGGCTAACTGTTACGGGTTTTAAATTACTCATAGAGGTGTCCTCAAGAAAGTGGCAGGTGGCAGGTGTGAGGGAAATAATGAGGAATTAAGAGGTTTAATCTTGCATCCTGGCCTAATGCCATAGCAATGGATATGAGAAAACATTGGGGGCAGATGTTAGGAGTCAGGTGGTAGGGGGCAGGGGGCAGGGGGCAGGGAAAGAATAAAGGATAAAAGTCTTCTTATCCCTCACTCCCCACCCCTTTAGGCATGGGATTGCAGGGTTTGAATTACGATCTCGATGTAGGGGCGAATTAAACTTGCATCTGGTCCTGGCAGGGTCGCGGCGATCGCCTCTTGCAGGTTGCGATAAGCCACAACACAGTGAGCATTTCGTTTGTGAGCCAGCAAAATCGTATCTAACCAGACCAGCATTTGCTCTTTGAAAAAGATTTCATCGTTGCGTAAGACCGACAGCGCAACGTAACGCAACAGTTCTGTCATGTCATATTTGCAACGCTGACCGTGCTGCTGGATCAATTCTGGATAGGTCTGCGCCAGTTTGCGCAGTGCCTGAATCACCAGCTTATCGCTGTTGTCTCGGAGTTGCTGATAGGTATGCAAGCGGGTTGCATAGCTCTGGACATAGGCTTCCAGTGGGTAAAGTTCTTGAGCATTAAGATAACGCCCATCGGCGTCCAGAATGCTTTTTTCAAGGTCGTGGTTAAGAGTATGCATGACGAATTTAATTGTGGATTTCTCACCTAATTTTCAGCCTTCCCTGAAGCAAACTCGCGCTAACAGGTCAAAATATTCTTCAGTGAATTGAAAAGAATCTTAATCCCCAGTCCCATCCACCAAGACTGTGGAACCCTACCAATCTCCTACGGACTCACTGGAGATAACATCTCTTCATCCCCCCATCTCCCCATCTCCCCAATCCCTACTCCCCACTCCCCACTCCCATCCCCCCATCTCCTGCTAACTGTTTGAAGCAAAGAAACGTCTGCCCTACTGTTCACAACTTAAACAAAATTGATGTATTGTTTCAGTTCTAAGCATCTAAACGGAAAGTAAGCATGAAAATTGGTTCTGAAGCCCACAAAGAACTTTTTTGCCAGAGTTTTATGGACAGCTATCAGGACTATGAGCCTGAGAAACTTCCCTGGCCCCAATTGGATGACGCGACTTTAGAGCGCCTGCGGAGTATTCCTTTTTGGGAGGAAGCGCTGACGATCGAACGAGAAGCTGGGGTAATGGTGAGTGCTTTTGCAGAAACCGTGAGTGATCCCATGATTCGCGAGGCGATTGCTCTTCAGGGTCGGGAAGAAGCCCGTCATGCCCGTTTAATCGAATTCCTCATCCGCCATTACGATGTCAAGATTACAGAGCCACCCGCTCCCGTGGTTCCCCCCAACATTGAAACCGCATTTATTGACTTTGGTTTTGGGGAGTGTCTGGATACGTTCTTTGCTTTTGGATTGTTTGAATTAGCCCGTCAGGCAAACTATTTCCCTGATGCCCTGTTTCAGATTTTTGATCCGATCATTCACGAAGAAGCACGGCATATCGTGTTCTTCGTCAACTGGGTGACTTACTTGCAGATTAACCAGGGAAGGGAATCCTCTGTGCTGCAAGGAACCCACGCCCTGGTACACTACAGCCGCGCCATTATGAATTTGGTCAAAGCTTTTGGCAGCGGTGCTGGAGACGGCAGTGGAACAGGTTTTACCGCCACAGGTGCCCAAACGTTTATTGATGATTTAACCCCCACCCAATTTCTGGAAACGGCGTTGCAGGAAAACGCCCGTCGGATGGGAATGTTTGACGATCGCCTGTTGCAACCCCGACTATTACCCAGAATGGCAACGATCGCCCTCCGCACGCTCAAACTTTTTCCCCAGCGGCAGCCTTCCCCTGGTGCAGAAGTCAGTGTTTCCAAGTCTTAGTTGCGAGGGATACTCTGAAATCGAAACGATGCGACTATAATCTCTGAACCCAAAAAATGCAGTTTAATTCTCCTTCTCATTCAGTTTGAGACAGTTTGCTTATTTATTCAGGAGATCTATTTGTGAGAAAAACGTTGTTTTTAAGCCCCCCCTCGTTTGATGGGTTTGATGGGGGTGCCGGGTCTAGATACCAGGCAAAGCGCGAGATTACTTCCTTCTGGTATCCCACCTGGTTGGCCCAACCCGCTGCACTGGTGCCAGGAAGCAAACTGGTGGATGCTCCTCCCCACGGACAAACGGTTGAAGATGTGTTGGAGATTGCGAAGGACTACGAACTGGTGATTATGCACACCAGCACGCCATCACTGGCAAATGATGTGAAGTGTGCCGAAGCAATCAAAGCTCAGAATCCTGCTACCCAGGTCGGTTTTATTGGTGCCCATGTCGCAGTTTTACCGGAACAAACCCTGCGCGAAAATCCGATTATTGATTTTGTTTGTCGCCACGAATTCGACTACACCTGCAAGGATCTGGCCAGTGGGGAACCGTGGGATCAGATCAAAGGGTTGAGTTATCGAGACCAGTTTGGCAACCTGCACCATACCCCCGATCGCGACCTGATTCACGATTGGGATGCCATGCCCAGTGTGCTGCCCGTGTATGCCCGTGACCTGGATATCACCAAGTATTTTATTGGTTATTTGTTACATCCCTATGTTTCGTTTTACACGGGGCGTGGGTGTCCGGCAAAGTGTAGCTTCTGCCTCTGGCCGCAGACGATCGGTGGACATGTCTACCGCCACAAAAGCCCGGAGGCGGTTGGGCGGGAGATGGAAGAGGCAAAGGCGATCTTTGGCGATCGGGTGCGCGAGTATATGTTCGATGATGAT from Kovacikia minuta CCNUW1 carries:
- a CDS encoding ISL3 family transposase, whose product is MKGNQEDLPIFNLITTQTRPFFQQLLPDSSKHQLEHCELDTEEQQLTLSVLSTQHLAKCPVCGPRSARTHSRYQRTLADLPCVHFKLTLTVQVSKFFCDTPGCIRRIFTERIPDIAAPWARETVRLVQRLEAIGLALGGAAGARLSHQVGTEVCGSTLLNVLAKLPLPEFEVPKILGVDDFAFRKGQQYGTLLVDLERHRPLALLADRKAETLAQWLAQHPGVEVLSRDRSATYRRGMNEGAPNAEQVADRFHLMQNLQETLEKLLNGYSSQLVSVTNFSPLDREKRFSDSRGTPSRGELPMTIAQREQQIHRVKAVSFQPELDEALEQALREAVISAVKITLESALKEELKAELAKMGDDRPRRSGYFQRRLDTQYGQVKDLRVPKLRERNPEREWQILQRYQRGLGNLLNWLCCLYVMGLSLRDLQEALYFLIGHVLSRSAVNQVTLQIQQHLDTRRLAPIGKTPAILIVDGVWVEIQYTREAFKLDRAGHLRQSRQAEERVILAVLAVWEDGSYEILHYEIASDEGEAEWEALFEHLIARGLQADAVKLVVSDGSLGLPKALKKTLPQAQQQRCITHKIRGIERYLSYEDLPKTDEQEQPLKREDAKRQRRFEIASEAYQIYNAETLEQARQRLEQFITKWETQEPKAIQVFQRDLELTLTFYQFAPNLHRHIRTTNHLERLFREFRTKSDEIGAFPHETSCLTVFFLVIERDHAKHDRKTVAKNS
- a CDS encoding transposase, whose translation is MTLTQLKAVEEQWRQAKTSPETVVVIALPTATVDAQAQALANHQRRVEQDQEMRRLHQQQWTQRAIAEAVGVSERTVQRRLKSPEVAKTSARRATFGRSILDPYKSRILAWWNDGIQETSLLMVFLQQQGYTGSERTLMRYLKQLREAQGLPPKRALWTSGLAKVSDPQLPPFTARRASFLIVKSESHRDTEEVDLLARLVAAHPDLNEAVELAQEFSQLLRQRKAEGFEPWLMKAFKSKLKTFRAFAKSLFEDYAAVRASMVLEVSNGMVEGFNNRLKMVKRQMYGRAGLELLSKRFIVA
- a CDS encoding DUF4058 family protein translates to MLARSLNSRITPKYRAAVEKRVYSDAVLVGIPDASVFQRGEKLDQSRTATETLSEPLTVNLPVTEEVQERYLEIRDVGTGRVVTVVEVLSPKNKRPGEGMVKYDSKRQKILNSTAHLVEIDLLRTGEPKQVVGGIPSDYRILVSRALQRPAAELYAFNLRDALPRFSLPLQQGDEEPILDLNGTLDQVYKDAALELAIDYTQQPIPPVSEDGFCLDSNPTIDNTF
- a CDS encoding phycobilisome rod-core linker polypeptide, which encodes MSNLKPVTVSRQSSREERQTALYQIYKQVLERQPYIYERKILAKAEQDFLNDKIGVRRFLKELGHSEIYLNSFYHNSSNMKFLELCFKHFLGRAPLNQAEIKFYCDILMYRGVAQMITTMLDSEEYRKAFGCFTVPYPRKQEFHESPQAYMESELLNHELLGRRGRSIPTIYWHQLGLNCDAGVCRHPEANEQVELSLSQEELAHLLKLLQSPQSSKTAANLSPQQKELLRRAIG
- a CDS encoding globin family protein, encoding MHTLNHDLEKSILDADGRYLNAQELYPLEAYVQSYATRLHTYQQLRDNSDKLVIQALRKLAQTYPELIQQHGQRCKYDMTELLRYVALSVLRNDEIFFKEQMLVWLDTILLAHKRNAHCVVAYRNLQEAIAATLPGPDASLIRPYIEIVIQTLQSHA
- a CDS encoding ferritin-like domain-containing protein produces the protein MKIGSEAHKELFCQSFMDSYQDYEPEKLPWPQLDDATLERLRSIPFWEEALTIEREAGVMVSAFAETVSDPMIREAIALQGREEARHARLIEFLIRHYDVKITEPPAPVVPPNIETAFIDFGFGECLDTFFAFGLFELARQANYFPDALFQIFDPIIHEEARHIVFFVNWVTYLQINQGRESSVLQGTHALVHYSRAIMNLVKAFGSGAGDGSGTGFTATGAQTFIDDLTPTQFLETALQENARRMGMFDDRLLQPRLLPRMATIALRTLKLFPQRQPSPGAEVSVSKS
- the hpnJ gene encoding hopanoid biosynthesis associated radical SAM protein HpnJ, with the translated sequence MRKTLFLSPPSFDGFDGGAGSRYQAKREITSFWYPTWLAQPAALVPGSKLVDAPPHGQTVEDVLEIAKDYELVIMHTSTPSLANDVKCAEAIKAQNPATQVGFIGAHVAVLPEQTLRENPIIDFVCRHEFDYTCKDLASGEPWDQIKGLSYRDQFGNLHHTPDRDLIHDWDAMPSVLPVYARDLDITKYFIGYLLHPYVSFYTGRGCPAKCSFCLWPQTIGGHVYRHKSPEAVGREMEEAKAIFGDRVREYMFDDDTFTIDKQRAIAISEHMKRLKLTWSCNARANLDYDTLKQLRDNGLRLLLVGFESGNQQILNNIKKGIKLEVARQFMKNCHDLGITVHGTFIIGLPIETRETVEETIRFACEINPHTIQVSIAAPYPGTELYEQAKANNWFTDTSLVADSGIQTSTLQYPTLSNAEIEDAVEQMYRRFYFRPKAIIPIVREMLSDRQMLVRRLREGGEFFSYLKERRTQAAEHARINQTAQV